The Mugil cephalus isolate CIBA_MC_2020 chromosome 19, CIBA_Mcephalus_1.1, whole genome shotgun sequence genome has a window encoding:
- the tjp2a gene encoding tight junction protein ZO-2a isoform X3, with amino-acid sequence MKTVLSLHRKWAHAVKTIRILQGLNPVMEETVWEQYTVTLQRDSKMGFGIAVSGGRDNPNEDSGETSIVVSDVLQGGPADGLLFEKDRVVQVNAIPMDGAIHSFAVQTLRKCGKVAKITVKRPRKVPVNVMNRPPSPDDRVFNNDYNDDYNYDQDRRSVYSGRSGGREHSLERERGGYMDSGYQTRERDYDRDYDRDYDRRERGRSMERDLSPDRSYRRDGSRGRALDREPSPDRRYRSDHNIDRDYSPDRRYRSERTLDRDHSPDRRYRSERALDRDYSPDRRYRSERTLDRANSPDVRRGRERVPSDPRKYDEPVKRSGSRDRLDRSPSPALPIPLPRPIRDLEPLEKPVNVLLLKNRPNEEYGLRLGSQLFIKEMTSTGLASRDGNLQEGDIILKINGTVTENLSLADAGKLIEKSRGKLQLVVQRDRRQVLIRIPPMVDSDSELDDISEIESYRSYSPQDDRRGHHSDLSSHSSNERLRDKPREDPPNRLAKMGAMPTPFRGHTEDTLPLHEEREEPRQETPPLAAVTATQKFQVPPKVPLKPSVADQDVYGPNTLMVHFQKGDSVGLRLAGGNDVGIFIAGVQEDSAAEQEGLHTGDQIMKVNNVDFRGMVREDAVLYLLEIPKGEDVTILAQSKPEVYKDILASGRGDSFYIRTHFEYEKEAPQSLAFSRGEIFKVTDTLYDGKLGNWLAVRTDKDNQLLEKGIIPNKSRAEQMANVQNAARAASGNDRGDFWRLRGQRAAKKKDLRKSREDLSAAPVSTRFPAYERVVLREAGFKRPIVIFGPISDVVNEKLASDLPGEFVVAKTEPKDAGTEKSSGVVRLNTIRQIIEQDRHALLDVTPKAVDTLNYTQWYPIVIFLNPDSKQGVKTMRSRLMPGSTRSARKLYEQAVKLKKTCSHLFTATIDLNSANDAWFGSVKESIREQQDRAVWVSEGKLDGTEEDLDLHDDRMSYLSAMSADYLSMDSRLTSDYEDTADEGGAYTDNELDEALDEPHPVSAISRSSEPVLPEEKAHPEPRARMRKSGSREVLHREPSPPPSFVPEPPKVRVQARTDSTRSYESHSSSTISSDAVAANKPLPPPVALKPTIPRLNQTPEEQKPGKEEEDPANKSFLGKIKAFEKMDHLARAQRLLELQEAENARLEIAQKHPDIYAVPVKLPKPNLNRPQPIGSSSNPEPQTPSRPYYSETRGHEDEEAEYRRQLADQTKRGYYNPQKYKDTEL; translated from the exons ATGAAGACCGTCCTCAGCCTGCACAGGAAATGGGCCCATGCGGTCAAGACCATACGTATCCTGCAGGGACTC AATCCAGTCATGGAGGAGACCGTGTGGGAGCAGTACACTGTGACCCTGCAGAGG GATTCAAAGATGGGCTTTGGTATCGCAGTGTCGGGGGGGAGGGACAACCCAAATGAGGACAGTGGTGAGACGTCCATCGTGGTGTCTGACGTCCTGCAGGGAGGGCCTGCAGATGGATTGCTGTT tGAGAAGGACAGAGTAGTGCAGGTGAACGCCATTCCCATGGATGGAGCCATCCACTCCTTCGCTGTCCAGACCCTCAGGAAGTGTGGCAAAGTAGCAAAAATC ACAGTCAAGAGGCCTAGGAAGGTTCCTGTCAACGTAATGAACCGTCCTCCATCACCTGACGACAGAGTCTTCAACAACGATTACAACGACGATTACAACTACGACCAGGACCGCCGCAGTGTGTACAGCGGCCGCAGCGGCGGACGGGAACACAGCCTGGAGAGGGAGCGGGGCGGTTACATGGATTCCGGCTACCAAACACGTGAGCGTGACTACGACAGGGACTACGACCGGGACTACGACCGGCGGGAACGCGGCAGGAGCATGGAGAGAGACCTCAGCCCGGACCGCTCGTACAGGAGGGACGGCAGCAGGGGCCGCGCTTTGGATAGAGAGCCCAGCCCCGATCGCCGCTACAGGAGCGACCACAACATAGACCGCGACTACAGCCCGGACCGGAGGTACCGCAGCGAGCGCACCTTAGACCGAGACCACAGCCCCGACCGCCGCTACCGCAGCGAGCGAGCCCTCGACCGAGACTACAGCCCGGATAGGCGCTACCGCAGCGAGCGAACGCTGGACCGCGCCAACAGCCCCGACGTGCGCCGAGGACGCGAGCGCGTGCCCAGCGACCCGAGGAAGTACGATGAGCCCGTGAAGCGAAGCGGGAGCAGGGACCGCCTGGACCGCTCCCCGTCCCCGGCCCTGCCCATCCCACTGCCACGGCCCATCAGGGACCTGGAGCCACTGGAGAAACCTGtgaatgtgctgctgctgaaaaacCGCCCAAATGAAG AGTATGGTCTCCGCCTGGGGAGTCAGCTCTTCATCAAAGAGATGACCAGCACAGGACTCGCCAGCAGAGATGGAAACCTGCAGGAAGGGGACATTATACTGAAG aTTAACGGCACGGTGACAGAAAACCTGTCCCTCGCCGACGCAGGGAAGCTGATCGAGAAGTCGCGCGGGAAGCTGCAGCTGGTGGTGCAGAGAGACAGGCGGCAGGTGCTGATCCGAATCCCGCCGATGGTCGACAGCGACTCGGAGCTCGATG atATCTCGGAGATCGAGTCGTACCGCTCCTACTCTCCGCAGGATGACCGGCGAGGCCACCACTCCGACctttcctcccactcctccaaTGAGAGACTCAGAGACAAACCGAG AGAGGACCCACCTAACAGGCTGGCAAAAATGGGCGCCATGCCAACACCGTTCAGAGGTCACACTGAAGACACTCTCCCTTTGcatgaagagagggaggagccACGACAAGAGACACCACCTT TAGCAGCTGTCACTGCGACCCAAAAGTTTCAAGTTCCTCCGAAGGTGCCACTAAAGCCGAGCGTTGCAGACCAGGATGTTTACGG GCCGAACACCTTAATGGTGCATTTCCAGAAAGGCGATAGTGTGGGTCTGAGGCTGGCAGGAGGAAATGATGTGGGCATTTTCATCGCAGGCGTTCAGGAGGACAGCGCAGCTGAGCAGGAGGGTCTCCACACGGGAGATCAAATCATGAAG GTGAACAATGTGGACTTCAGAGGCATGGTGCGTGAAGATGCTGTTCTGTACCTCCTGGAGATCCCCAAAGGAGAGGATGTTACTATTCTTGCTCAGAGCAAACCTGAAG TCTACAAGGACATTTTAGCATCTGGCAGAGGCGACTCGTTTTACATCAGAACCCACTTTGAGTATGAGAAGGAGGCTCCACAGAGCCTTGCTTTCAGCAGAGGAGAAATCTTCAAAGTGACAGACACGCTTTATGACGGCAAGCTGGGCAACTGGCTGGCAGTCCGTACTGACAAAGACAACCAGCTGCTGGAGAAAGGAATCATCCCCAACAAGAGCAG AGCAGAGCAAATGGCCAATGTTCAGAATGCCGCTCGTGCCGCATCGGGCAACGACAGAGGCGACTTCTGGAGGCTGAGAGGTCAAAGAGCAGCAAAGAAGAAAGATCTCCGAAAGAGTCGAGAGGACCTGAGCGCTGCTCCAGTCAGCACACGATTCCCTGCCTACGAGAGGGTTGTGTTACGTGAAG ctGGTTTCAAGAGACCTATTGTGATATTTGGGCCCATTTCCGACGTGGTGAATGAAAAACTAGCCAGCGACCTTCCTGGCGAGTTTGTCGTTGCCA aAACGGAGCCAAAGGATGCAGGAACTGAGAAGTCCTCCGGAGTGGTGAGACTAAACACCATCCGACAAATCATTGAACAG GACCGTCACGCTCTGTTGGACGTGACTCCCAAAGCCGTAGACACTCTGAACTACACCCAGTGGTATCCCATCGTCATCTTCCTGAACCCAGACAGCAAGCAAGGCGTCAAGACCATGAGGAGCCGCCTGATGCCCGGATCCACCCGCAGCGCACGCAAGCTGTACGAGCAGGCCGTCAAGCTGAAGAAGACCTGTTCACACCTTTTCACTG CCACGATCGACCTGAACTCTGCCAACGACGCGTGGTTTGGCAGCGTGAAAGAGTCCATTCGGGAACAGCAGGACAGAGCTGTGTGGGTCTCTGAGGGCAAG CTGGATGGCACTGAGGAGGACCTGGATCTCCATGACGACCGCATGTCCTACCTGTCGGCAATGAGCGCAGACTACCTGAGCATGGACAGCCGTCTGACCAGCGACTACGAGGACACGGCGGACGAAGGCGGGGCTTACACTGACAACGAGCTGGATGAGGCGTTGGACGAACCCCACCCTGTGTCAGCCATCAGTCGATCATCAGAGCCCGTTCTGCCCGAAGAG AAGGCTCACCCTGAACCCCGGGCTCGTATGAGGAAGTCAGGGAGCAGAGAGGTGCTGCACAGAGAGCCCAGCCCTCCCCCTTCCTTTGTCCCTGAACCCCCTAAG GTGCGTGTCCAGGCTCGGACTGACTCAACGCGGAGCTATGAGTCACACTCCAGCAGCACCATCAGCAGCGACGCAGTGGCCGCAAACAAGCCGCTTCCCCCACCTGTGGCCCTGAAGCCCACCATACCCCGTCTgaaccagacaccagaggagcAGAAAccggggaaggaggaggaggaccccGCCAACAAATCCTTCCTGGGCAAG
- the tjp2a gene encoding tight junction protein ZO-2a isoform X8, whose product MPVNGGGPLTLSRYATQYFTNPVMEETVWEQYTVTLQRDSKMGFGIAVSGGRDNPNEDSGETSIVVSDVLQGGPADGLLFEKDRVVQVNAIPMDGAIHSFAVQTLRKCGKVAKITVKRPRKVPVNVMNRPPSPDDRVFNNDYNDDYNYDQDRRSVYSGRSGGREHSLERERGGYMDSGYQTRERDYDRDYDRDYDRRERGRSMERDLSPDRSYRRDGSRGRALDREPSPDRRYRSDHNIDRDYSPDRRYRSERTLDRDHSPDRRYRSERALDRDYSPDRRYRSERTLDRANSPDVRRGRERVPSDPRKYDEPVKRSGSRDRLDRSPSPALPIPLPRPIRDLEPLEKPVNVLLLKNRPNEEYGLRLGSQLFIKEMTSTGLASRDGNLQEGDIILKINGTVTENLSLADAGKLIEKSRGKLQLVVQRDRRQVLIRIPPMVDSDSELDDISEIESYRSYSPQDDRRGHHSDLSSHSSNERLRDKPREDPPNRLAKMGAMPTPFRGHTEDTLPLHEEREEPRQETPPLAAVTATQKFQVPPKVPLKPSVADQDVYGPNTLMVHFQKGDSVGLRLAGGNDVGIFIAGVQEDSAAEQEGLHTGDQIMKVNNVDFRGMVREDAVLYLLEIPKGEDVTILAQSKPEVYKDILASGRGDSFYIRTHFEYEKEAPQSLAFSRGEIFKVTDTLYDGKLGNWLAVRTDKDNQLLEKGIIPNKSRAEQMANVQNAARAASGNDRGDFWRLRGQRAAKKKDLRKSREDLSAAPVSTRFPAYERVVLREAGFKRPIVIFGPISDVVNEKLASDLPGEFVVAKTEPKDAGTEKSSGVVRLNTIRQIIEQDRHALLDVTPKAVDTLNYTQWYPIVIFLNPDSKQGVKTMRSRLMPGSTRSARKLYEQAVKLKKTCSHLFTATIDLNSANDAWFGSVKESIREQQDRAVWVSEGKLDGTEEDLDLHDDRMSYLSAMSADYLSMDSRLTSDYEDTADEGGAYTDNELDEALDEPHPVSAISRSSEPVLPEEVRVQARTDSTRSYESHSSSTISSDAVAANKPLPPPVALKPTIPRLNQTPEEQKPGKEEEDPANKSFLGKIKAFEKMDHLARAQRLLELQEAENARLEIAQKHPDIYAVPVKLPKPNLNRPQPIGSSSNPEPQTPSRPYYSETRGHEDEEAEYRRQLADQTKRGYYNPQKYKDTEL is encoded by the exons GCAGATATGCGACTCAGTATTTTACC AATCCAGTCATGGAGGAGACCGTGTGGGAGCAGTACACTGTGACCCTGCAGAGG GATTCAAAGATGGGCTTTGGTATCGCAGTGTCGGGGGGGAGGGACAACCCAAATGAGGACAGTGGTGAGACGTCCATCGTGGTGTCTGACGTCCTGCAGGGAGGGCCTGCAGATGGATTGCTGTT tGAGAAGGACAGAGTAGTGCAGGTGAACGCCATTCCCATGGATGGAGCCATCCACTCCTTCGCTGTCCAGACCCTCAGGAAGTGTGGCAAAGTAGCAAAAATC ACAGTCAAGAGGCCTAGGAAGGTTCCTGTCAACGTAATGAACCGTCCTCCATCACCTGACGACAGAGTCTTCAACAACGATTACAACGACGATTACAACTACGACCAGGACCGCCGCAGTGTGTACAGCGGCCGCAGCGGCGGACGGGAACACAGCCTGGAGAGGGAGCGGGGCGGTTACATGGATTCCGGCTACCAAACACGTGAGCGTGACTACGACAGGGACTACGACCGGGACTACGACCGGCGGGAACGCGGCAGGAGCATGGAGAGAGACCTCAGCCCGGACCGCTCGTACAGGAGGGACGGCAGCAGGGGCCGCGCTTTGGATAGAGAGCCCAGCCCCGATCGCCGCTACAGGAGCGACCACAACATAGACCGCGACTACAGCCCGGACCGGAGGTACCGCAGCGAGCGCACCTTAGACCGAGACCACAGCCCCGACCGCCGCTACCGCAGCGAGCGAGCCCTCGACCGAGACTACAGCCCGGATAGGCGCTACCGCAGCGAGCGAACGCTGGACCGCGCCAACAGCCCCGACGTGCGCCGAGGACGCGAGCGCGTGCCCAGCGACCCGAGGAAGTACGATGAGCCCGTGAAGCGAAGCGGGAGCAGGGACCGCCTGGACCGCTCCCCGTCCCCGGCCCTGCCCATCCCACTGCCACGGCCCATCAGGGACCTGGAGCCACTGGAGAAACCTGtgaatgtgctgctgctgaaaaacCGCCCAAATGAAG AGTATGGTCTCCGCCTGGGGAGTCAGCTCTTCATCAAAGAGATGACCAGCACAGGACTCGCCAGCAGAGATGGAAACCTGCAGGAAGGGGACATTATACTGAAG aTTAACGGCACGGTGACAGAAAACCTGTCCCTCGCCGACGCAGGGAAGCTGATCGAGAAGTCGCGCGGGAAGCTGCAGCTGGTGGTGCAGAGAGACAGGCGGCAGGTGCTGATCCGAATCCCGCCGATGGTCGACAGCGACTCGGAGCTCGATG atATCTCGGAGATCGAGTCGTACCGCTCCTACTCTCCGCAGGATGACCGGCGAGGCCACCACTCCGACctttcctcccactcctccaaTGAGAGACTCAGAGACAAACCGAG AGAGGACCCACCTAACAGGCTGGCAAAAATGGGCGCCATGCCAACACCGTTCAGAGGTCACACTGAAGACACTCTCCCTTTGcatgaagagagggaggagccACGACAAGAGACACCACCTT TAGCAGCTGTCACTGCGACCCAAAAGTTTCAAGTTCCTCCGAAGGTGCCACTAAAGCCGAGCGTTGCAGACCAGGATGTTTACGG GCCGAACACCTTAATGGTGCATTTCCAGAAAGGCGATAGTGTGGGTCTGAGGCTGGCAGGAGGAAATGATGTGGGCATTTTCATCGCAGGCGTTCAGGAGGACAGCGCAGCTGAGCAGGAGGGTCTCCACACGGGAGATCAAATCATGAAG GTGAACAATGTGGACTTCAGAGGCATGGTGCGTGAAGATGCTGTTCTGTACCTCCTGGAGATCCCCAAAGGAGAGGATGTTACTATTCTTGCTCAGAGCAAACCTGAAG TCTACAAGGACATTTTAGCATCTGGCAGAGGCGACTCGTTTTACATCAGAACCCACTTTGAGTATGAGAAGGAGGCTCCACAGAGCCTTGCTTTCAGCAGAGGAGAAATCTTCAAAGTGACAGACACGCTTTATGACGGCAAGCTGGGCAACTGGCTGGCAGTCCGTACTGACAAAGACAACCAGCTGCTGGAGAAAGGAATCATCCCCAACAAGAGCAG AGCAGAGCAAATGGCCAATGTTCAGAATGCCGCTCGTGCCGCATCGGGCAACGACAGAGGCGACTTCTGGAGGCTGAGAGGTCAAAGAGCAGCAAAGAAGAAAGATCTCCGAAAGAGTCGAGAGGACCTGAGCGCTGCTCCAGTCAGCACACGATTCCCTGCCTACGAGAGGGTTGTGTTACGTGAAG ctGGTTTCAAGAGACCTATTGTGATATTTGGGCCCATTTCCGACGTGGTGAATGAAAAACTAGCCAGCGACCTTCCTGGCGAGTTTGTCGTTGCCA aAACGGAGCCAAAGGATGCAGGAACTGAGAAGTCCTCCGGAGTGGTGAGACTAAACACCATCCGACAAATCATTGAACAG GACCGTCACGCTCTGTTGGACGTGACTCCCAAAGCCGTAGACACTCTGAACTACACCCAGTGGTATCCCATCGTCATCTTCCTGAACCCAGACAGCAAGCAAGGCGTCAAGACCATGAGGAGCCGCCTGATGCCCGGATCCACCCGCAGCGCACGCAAGCTGTACGAGCAGGCCGTCAAGCTGAAGAAGACCTGTTCACACCTTTTCACTG CCACGATCGACCTGAACTCTGCCAACGACGCGTGGTTTGGCAGCGTGAAAGAGTCCATTCGGGAACAGCAGGACAGAGCTGTGTGGGTCTCTGAGGGCAAG CTGGATGGCACTGAGGAGGACCTGGATCTCCATGACGACCGCATGTCCTACCTGTCGGCAATGAGCGCAGACTACCTGAGCATGGACAGCCGTCTGACCAGCGACTACGAGGACACGGCGGACGAAGGCGGGGCTTACACTGACAACGAGCTGGATGAGGCGTTGGACGAACCCCACCCTGTGTCAGCCATCAGTCGATCATCAGAGCCCGTTCTGCCCGAAGAG GTGCGTGTCCAGGCTCGGACTGACTCAACGCGGAGCTATGAGTCACACTCCAGCAGCACCATCAGCAGCGACGCAGTGGCCGCAAACAAGCCGCTTCCCCCACCTGTGGCCCTGAAGCCCACCATACCCCGTCTgaaccagacaccagaggagcAGAAAccggggaaggaggaggaggaccccGCCAACAAATCCTTCCTGGGCAAG